A portion of the Ralstonia nicotianae genome contains these proteins:
- a CDS encoding DUF6508 domain-containing protein: MALPTISREAVAKVLDLAPHIDTVTAMAGPVEPHPDLRTIVDTLDETGFIAPFDWPAEFRDRLDDLTNDDLLRAADLETLRKVLTAQIRLNRFSEGYLDEVVKQGKWATIIGRLRWLYDNNRV, from the coding sequence ATGGCGCTGCCAACCATCAGCCGCGAAGCGGTTGCCAAGGTCCTCGACCTGGCTCCGCACATCGACACCGTGACCGCCATGGCGGGACCGGTGGAGCCCCATCCGGACCTGCGCACCATTGTCGATACGCTCGACGAGACCGGGTTCATCGCCCCCTTCGACTGGCCCGCCGAATTCCGGGATCGCCTGGACGACCTCACCAACGACGATCTGCTGAGGGCGGCAGACCTCGAGACGCTGCGCAAGGTCCTCACCGCGCAGATCCGGCTCAACCGGTTCAGCGAAGGCTACCTGGACGAAGTGGTCAAGCAGGGCAAGTGGGCGACGATCATCGGCCGCCTGCGCTGGCTCTACGACAACAACCGCGTGTAA